A single region of the Methylocystis echinoides genome encodes:
- a CDS encoding L,D-transpeptidase family protein, whose protein sequence is MERLVQKLKIIPLSLTLALAAAAPARAETGQAEWAQRYDADARLTVARSTTPILSEATVAATEAAIERYRQIVDGGGWPMVPNQQLRLGSNSAAVSALRRRLIVSGDIGHETGTSPIFDSYVEAAVRRFQARHGVIETGVVNQQTLNALNVPADTRLRQLETNLVRLRTFSHDLGNRYVTANIPAAQVETVENGQVVTHHIAGVGKIDRQSPVMQTKAYQVNFNPFWTVPASVIRKDLIPKMQADPNYLHDNHIRVYDKEGQELQPEQINWRSLDAMNYKFRQDIGGDFNSLGVVRIDIANPYGVYMHDTPAKGVFGDDFRFVSSGCIRLQNVRDYVAFLLRETPGWDRDAIDRAIASGERIDVKITPAVPVYWVYVTAWGTPDGITQFREDIYQRDGLNAPRLADTPDYTQTGATQQAAAPQAGAHSVRQPLLPRDDQ, encoded by the coding sequence ATGGAGCGACTGGTGCAGAAACTCAAGATCATACCGCTTTCTCTTACGCTTGCGCTTGCCGCCGCCGCGCCCGCGCGCGCCGAGACCGGGCAGGCCGAATGGGCGCAGCGCTATGACGCCGACGCGCGTCTCACCGTCGCGCGGTCGACGACCCCCATCCTGTCCGAGGCGACCGTCGCGGCGACGGAGGCCGCCATCGAGCGGTATCGCCAGATCGTCGACGGCGGCGGCTGGCCGATGGTGCCCAATCAGCAATTGCGGCTCGGCTCCAACAGCGCGGCCGTGTCGGCGCTGCGCCGGCGTCTGATCGTCTCCGGCGACATTGGCCATGAGACCGGCACGAGCCCGATCTTCGACTCCTACGTCGAGGCGGCGGTGCGCCGTTTCCAGGCGCGCCATGGCGTCATCGAGACGGGCGTCGTCAATCAGCAGACGCTCAACGCGCTGAACGTGCCGGCCGACACGCGCCTGCGCCAACTCGAGACCAACCTCGTTCGCCTGCGCACCTTCTCGCATGATCTCGGCAATCGCTATGTGACCGCCAATATTCCGGCGGCGCAGGTCGAGACCGTGGAAAACGGACAGGTCGTCACCCATCACATCGCCGGCGTCGGCAAGATCGATCGCCAGTCGCCGGTGATGCAGACCAAGGCCTATCAGGTCAATTTCAACCCGTTCTGGACGGTGCCCGCCTCGGTCATCCGCAAGGATCTGATCCCCAAGATGCAGGCGGACCCGAATTACCTCCACGACAATCACATCCGCGTCTACGACAAGGAAGGCCAGGAGCTCCAGCCGGAGCAGATCAACTGGCGCTCGCTCGACGCGATGAATTACAAGTTCCGTCAGGACATCGGCGGCGACTTCAATTCGCTCGGCGTGGTGCGCATCGACATCGCCAATCCTTACGGCGTCTATATGCACGACACGCCGGCCAAGGGCGTCTTCGGCGACGACTTCCGCTTCGTCTCCTCGGGCTGTATCCGCCTTCAGAATGTGCGCGACTATGTTGCCTTCCTGCTGCGCGAGACGCCGGGTTGGGACCGCGACGCCATCGACCGCGCCATCGCCTCGGGCGAGCGCATCGATGTGAAGATCACGCCCGCCGTTCCGGTCTATTGGGTCTATGTCACCGCCTGGGGCACGCCCGACGGCATCACCCAGTTCCGCGAGGATATCTATCAGCGCGACGGGCTGAATGCGCCGCGCCTGGCGGATACGCCTGATTACACCCAGACCGGCGCGACCCAGCAGGCGGCGGCCCCGCAGGCTGGCGCGCATTCCGTGCGTCAGCCGCTGTTGCCGCGCGACGATCAGTAA
- a CDS encoding NAD(P)/FAD-dependent oxidoreductase, with product MSVQDSPRNGRPRVVIIGGGFAGVAAAQALRGSGAQVLLLDGSNHHCFQPLLYQVATAALAGPDVAWPIRYVMRGRSDVTVLMLAAEGVDPARRVVKTTEGEFPYDFLIVATGAAHSYFGHADWAARAPGLKSVEDATLIRRRLLTAFEQAEATSDDRARARLLTFVIVGGGPTGVELAGAIAELARRTLPPEFHRADPRKARILLLEAGPRILSGFPERLSTYARRALERMGVEVRTGTPVEDIGERMVVAGGDKIDAGAILWAAGVRASPAGSWLGAATGPDGRVAVKPDLTAPGLPEVFVAGDLGLVTNPDGTPVPALAASAKQMGWYAGRAIRRRLAGQAPKKPFRYRDHGSLATIGRRAAIVKLGRLELTGFPGWLFWSVAHVYFLVNLRTRLFVAISWIAAYFTYHRGARIILKSSCEDRGAAPPPH from the coding sequence ATGTCCGTGCAAGATTCGCCCCGCAACGGTCGACCCAGAGTCGTCATCATCGGCGGCGGCTTTGCCGGCGTCGCGGCGGCGCAGGCGCTCAGGGGGAGCGGCGCGCAGGTCCTGCTGCTCGACGGCAGTAATCACCACTGTTTTCAGCCGCTGCTCTATCAGGTGGCGACAGCGGCGTTGGCGGGCCCGGACGTCGCCTGGCCGATCCGCTATGTCATGCGCGGCCGCTCGGATGTGACAGTGCTGATGCTAGCCGCAGAAGGCGTCGATCCGGCGCGCCGGGTGGTGAAGACGACCGAGGGCGAATTTCCTTACGACTTCCTTATCGTCGCGACCGGGGCGGCGCATTCCTACTTCGGTCACGCGGACTGGGCCGCACGGGCGCCCGGCCTGAAATCTGTCGAGGACGCAACGCTCATCCGCCGCCGCCTGCTGACCGCCTTTGAACAGGCGGAGGCGACGTCCGACGACCGCGCGCGGGCGCGCCTGCTGACCTTCGTCATCGTCGGCGGCGGACCCACCGGCGTGGAGCTCGCGGGCGCCATTGCAGAGCTGGCGCGGCGAACGCTGCCGCCGGAGTTCCATCGCGCCGACCCGCGCAAGGCGCGCATCCTGCTGCTGGAGGCAGGACCACGCATTCTGTCCGGCTTTCCCGAAAGGCTTTCGACCTACGCCCGCCGCGCGCTCGAACGCATGGGCGTCGAGGTGCGGACGGGAACGCCCGTCGAGGACATCGGCGAGCGGATGGTTGTCGCCGGCGGCGACAAGATCGACGCGGGCGCGATCCTGTGGGCGGCGGGCGTGCGCGCGTCCCCCGCCGGAAGCTGGCTCGGCGCCGCGACGGGCCCCGACGGGCGCGTCGCCGTGAAGCCCGATCTGACCGCGCCCGGGCTGCCTGAGGTCTTCGTGGCTGGCGATCTCGGGCTTGTGACAAATCCGGACGGGACGCCGGTTCCGGCGCTCGCCGCCTCAGCCAAGCAGATGGGCTGGTACGCGGGCCGCGCGATCCGCCGCCGACTCGCCGGACAGGCGCCGAAAAAACCCTTCCGCTATCGCGACCACGGCAGTCTGGCGACAATCGGACGGAGGGCGGCCATCGTGAAGCTCGGCCGCCTCGAGCTGACCGGCTTTCCGGGCTGGCTCTTCTGGAGCGTGGCGCACGTGTATTTTCTGGTGAACCTGCGCACGCGGCTGTTCGTGGCGATCAGCTGGATCGCCGCTTATTTCACCTATCACCGCGGCGCGCGGATCATCTTGAAGTCAAGCTGCGAGGATAGGGGCGCCGCGCCGCCCCCTCACTGA
- a CDS encoding methylmalonyl-CoA mutase family protein — MKGQVQMSANETAIAGVFPQPTEDQWLKLVDKALKGGSFDQLVSKTYDGAAIAPLYPRAKSEAPRVLRRTPGRWSILGRVDLSDADAANKFALEDLEGGADGLHVVFAGSQGSYGAGLTSDSDDTIAHLFANIRLDYGIPVLIESSPRAQNAAAAIMRYVDSQHIDPSITRISFGLDPLGLQALHGFAAAPWPQGAKTFAESAKTIARAGFAAGVAVADARVIHAAGGSETQELAFALASAVAYLRALTDNGLDIETARSLIALRFAADADEFLGVAKFRAARRLWARVEAACGLAPKPALIFAETAWRMMSRRDPWNNILRGTLATFSAAIGGADTITVLPLTQPSGVADGFARRLARDTQLVLQDESHIDVVDDPTSGAGGFEALTQELCERAWAAFQEIEAEGGLPAALEKGTFQGRVAETAGERAKKVARAREKVIGANEFPDIHEKPLDVVAPFDAARQSADAPAGALKTPALTPRRLAEPFERLRDASDAIAQKSGARPKVFLANLGSVAAFTARANFAKNFFEAGGVEAVFGPETSSTDALVAAFRESGAKLACLCSSDKVYADAAAPAASALKAAGATLYSAGRPGDLETALRNAGVTAFIFVGCDMHDLLQRALEEAK, encoded by the coding sequence ATGAAGGGTCAGGTCCAAATGAGCGCCAATGAGACTGCCATCGCCGGGGTTTTTCCACAGCCGACCGAAGATCAGTGGCTCAAACTTGTCGACAAGGCGCTGAAGGGCGGCTCCTTCGACCAGCTCGTCTCCAAGACCTATGATGGCGCCGCCATCGCCCCGCTCTACCCGCGCGCCAAATCCGAGGCGCCGCGCGTCCTGCGCCGCACCCCCGGCCGCTGGTCCATCCTCGGCCGCGTCGATCTTTCCGACGCCGACGCCGCCAACAAGTTCGCGCTCGAAGACCTGGAGGGCGGCGCCGACGGCCTGCATGTCGTCTTCGCCGGTTCGCAGGGCTCCTATGGCGCGGGGCTCACGAGCGACAGCGACGACACGATCGCGCATCTCTTCGCCAACATCCGCCTCGACTACGGCATTCCGGTGCTGATCGAATCCTCCCCCCGCGCGCAAAACGCGGCGGCGGCGATCATGCGCTACGTCGACAGCCAGCACATCGATCCCTCGATCACGCGCATTTCCTTCGGCCTCGATCCGCTCGGCCTCCAGGCGCTGCACGGCTTCGCCGCCGCGCCCTGGCCGCAAGGCGCGAAGACCTTCGCCGAAAGCGCGAAGACCATCGCCAGGGCGGGCTTCGCCGCCGGCGTGGCCGTCGCCGACGCCCGCGTCATTCATGCGGCCGGCGGATCGGAAACGCAGGAGCTCGCTTTCGCGCTTGCGTCGGCGGTCGCCTATCTGCGCGCGCTGACCGACAACGGCCTCGACATCGAGACCGCCCGCTCGCTGATCGCGCTGCGCTTCGCCGCCGACGCCGACGAGTTCCTGGGCGTGGCCAAGTTCCGCGCGGCGCGCCGGCTCTGGGCGCGCGTCGAGGCGGCCTGCGGCCTCGCGCCGAAGCCGGCGCTGATCTTCGCCGAGACGGCGTGGCGCATGATGTCGCGCCGCGATCCGTGGAATAACATCCTGCGCGGCACGCTCGCGACCTTCTCCGCCGCCATTGGCGGCGCCGACACCATCACCGTCCTGCCGCTGACCCAGCCAAGCGGCGTCGCGGACGGTTTCGCCCGACGCCTCGCCCGCGATACGCAGCTCGTCCTGCAGGATGAATCCCACATCGACGTGGTCGACGATCCGACGAGCGGCGCCGGCGGCTTCGAGGCGCTGACGCAGGAACTTTGCGAACGCGCCTGGGCGGCGTTCCAGGAGATCGAGGCCGAGGGCGGCCTGCCGGCGGCGCTGGAAAAGGGAACCTTCCAGGGCCGCGTCGCCGAGACCGCCGGGGAGCGCGCGAAGAAAGTCGCGCGGGCGCGGGAAAAGGTCATCGGCGCCAACGAGTTTCCCGACATTCACGAGAAGCCGCTGGATGTTGTCGCGCCTTTCGACGCGGCCCGCCAGAGCGCCGACGCGCCCGCCGGCGCGCTGAAGACTCCTGCGCTGACGCCGCGCCGCCTTGCCGAGCCCTTCGAGCGGCTGCGCGACGCGTCGGACGCGATTGCCCAGAAAAGCGGCGCCCGCCCCAAAGTGTTCTTGGCCAATCTCGGCTCGGTCGCGGCCTTCACCGCCCGCGCCAACTTCGCCAAGAATTTCTTCGAAGCCGGCGGCGTCGAAGCGGTTTTCGGCCCGGAGACCAGCTCGACCGACGCGCTCGTCGCGGCCTTCCGCGAGTCTGGCGCGAAACTCGCTTGCCTGTGCTCGTCCGACAAGGTCTACGCGGACGCCGCCGCGCCCGCGGCCAGCGCCCTGAAAGCGGCTGGCGCGACGCTCTATTCCGCCGGTCGTCCGGGTGATCTGGAGACGGCGCTGCGCAACGCGGGCGTCACGGCGTTCATCTTCGTCGGCTGCGACATGCATGATCTGCTGCAGCGGGCGCTCGAGGAGGCAAAATGA
- a CDS encoding acyl carrier protein, giving the protein MTDNAQDIAKLKEEIIEVIASEGMVDRSKVTPDATIESLDLKSVDIVMILTALEEKFNVYIPMDGSLQEAKTVESLIDAIAEHIQKERETQ; this is encoded by the coding sequence GTGACTGATAATGCTCAGGACATTGCCAAGCTGAAGGAAGAGATCATCGAGGTCATCGCCTCCGAGGGGATGGTCGACCGCAGCAAGGTGACGCCGGACGCCACCATCGAGAGCCTCGACCTCAAGTCGGTCGACATCGTCATGATCCTCACGGCGCTCGAAGAGAAGTTCAACGTCTATATCCCGATGGATGGCTCGCTCCAGGAAGCGAAGACGGTCGAGAGCCTTATCGACGCCATCGCCGAGCATATCCAGAAAGAGCGCGAGACCCAGTAA
- a CDS encoding beta-ketoacyl-[acyl-carrier-protein] synthase family protein, producing the protein MAVSRGDRGRRVVVSGMGAVCAAGVGARRLWEAARDGVSQIRALKTERPYDGRIKIAAQVPDFDPAAYIESNVLPFCDPFTQFAVVAADEAMAQAGFGRKDIAGPRTAVIMGTGIGGMTTIEDGIYKYYVEKTRPETLSVPKLIPSAMPTTIGARFSALGPTFAVGSACSSASQSVGLGLQMIRSGMVDRAIVGGAEACVINATIRAWEGLRVMTPNLCRPFSKGRNGMSLGEGAAVFVLETAEAARARGHEPLCELAGYGTTSDAKDPVRPDLDGASSCVAAALEDAGLAPRDVHYINAHGTATHANDITESEAILRVFGDYGREVPVSSTKPIHGHALGASGGLELAITIKALRDQIAPPTINFLEFDPSCPINAVPNEARPTKIEAAISNSFAFGGINAVLVVRHG; encoded by the coding sequence ATGGCTGTTTCGCGAGGGGACCGGGGACGCCGTGTCGTCGTCTCGGGGATGGGCGCGGTCTGCGCCGCCGGCGTGGGCGCGCGCAGGCTGTGGGAGGCTGCGCGCGATGGCGTCTCCCAGATTCGCGCGCTGAAGACCGAGCGCCCCTATGACGGGCGCATCAAGATCGCCGCGCAGGTTCCGGACTTCGATCCGGCCGCCTACATCGAGTCGAACGTCCTCCCCTTCTGCGATCCCTTCACGCAATTCGCCGTCGTCGCGGCCGATGAGGCGATGGCGCAGGCCGGTTTCGGCCGCAAGGACATCGCCGGACCGCGCACCGCCGTCATCATGGGCACCGGCATCGGCGGCATGACCACGATCGAAGACGGCATCTACAAATATTATGTCGAGAAGACGCGGCCCGAGACGCTGAGCGTGCCCAAGCTCATCCCCAGCGCCATGCCGACGACCATCGGCGCGCGCTTCTCCGCGCTGGGGCCGACCTTCGCCGTGGGCAGCGCCTGTTCGTCGGCGAGCCAGTCGGTTGGTCTCGGCCTGCAGATGATCCGCTCCGGCATGGTGGATCGCGCCATCGTCGGCGGCGCCGAGGCCTGCGTCATCAACGCCACCATTCGCGCCTGGGAAGGGCTGCGGGTGATGACGCCCAATCTCTGCCGCCCCTTCTCGAAGGGCCGCAACGGCATGTCGCTTGGCGAAGGCGCGGCCGTCTTCGTGCTCGAAACGGCCGAGGCGGCGCGCGCGCGCGGACACGAGCCGCTGTGCGAACTCGCCGGCTATGGCACGACGAGCGACGCCAAGGACCCCGTGCGTCCCGATCTCGACGGCGCGTCGAGCTGCGTTGCGGCGGCGCTCGAAGATGCGGGGCTCGCGCCGCGCGATGTGCATTACATCAACGCCCATGGCACGGCGACGCACGCCAACGACATCACCGAGTCGGAAGCGATCCTGCGCGTGTTTGGCGATTACGGGCGCGAGGTTCCGGTTTCCTCCACCAAGCCGATCCACGGTCATGCGCTGGGCGCGAGCGGCGGGCTCGAGCTTGCGATCACCATCAAGGCGCTGCGCGATCAGATCGCGCCGCCGACGATCAACTTTCTCGAGTTCGATCCGAGCTGCCCGATCAACGCCGTGCCGAACGAGGCGCGTCCGACGAAGATCGAGGCGGCGATTTCCAACTCCTTCGCCTTTGGCGGCATCAACGCCGTGCTGGTCGTGCGCCATGGCTGA
- a CDS encoding MaoC family dehydratase: MSGEIRLGDKLPETTIGPFDAAALERYAAVSGDDNPLHLDDALAGKIGLSAPPVHGMKLLAAFEPMLKGWRNDLTLVGLSAKFIQPILRGETVTLSGRVLRVSENEIFLRLFAHGAARTPGVIGEATLRRESPK, translated from the coding sequence GTGAGCGGCGAGATCAGACTCGGCGACAAGCTGCCGGAAACAACGATCGGCCCCTTCGACGCGGCGGCGCTTGAGCGCTACGCCGCCGTATCGGGCGACGACAATCCGCTGCATCTCGATGACGCGCTGGCCGGGAAGATCGGCCTGTCGGCGCCGCCGGTGCACGGCATGAAGCTGCTCGCCGCTTTCGAGCCGATGCTGAAGGGCTGGCGGAATGATCTGACGCTTGTCGGCCTCTCCGCGAAATTCATCCAGCCGATCCTGCGCGGCGAGACAGTGACGCTATCGGGCCGGGTGCTGCGGGTGTCGGAGAACGAAATTTTCCTGCGCCTCTTCGCCCATGGCGCGGCGCGCACGCCGGGCGTCATCGGCGAGGCGACGTTGCGGCGAGAGTCGCCTAAATGA